In Fusarium oxysporum f. sp. lycopersici 4287 chromosome 9, whole genome shotgun sequence, the genomic stretch GTGGCCTGCTAAGGGCGAGGTTGATTTCGTCAACTACAGCACCCGTTACCGTGAGGGTTTGGACCTGGtgctcaagaacatcagccttgacatCAAGTCGCATGAGAAGATCGGTGTCGTGGGTCGCACAGGTGCAGGCAAGTCATCTCTGACTCTAGCCTTGTTCCGACTCATCGAACCAGTAACGGGCCATATTGGTATTGATAATATTGACACGTCTTCCATTGGTTTGCTCGATCTGCGCCGAAGGCTGGCCATTATTCCTCAAGATGCAGCGCTCTTTGAAGGCACTGTTCGGGATAACCTCGATCCTGGCCATGTCCATGATGACACTGAGCTTTGGAGTGTGTTGGGTAAGTAAACGCCGACATTGCAACCCTACTACACCCATGCACTGCTTAGACAAGCGAATGTTTTGTCAGCACGTTGTGTAACATTTGCTGACGTATTTCCCTATAGAGCACGCACGATTGAAGGACCACGTTTCGAGCATGGATGGTGGGCTGGAGGCCAAGATTAACGAAGGAGGTAAGTTCACGCACGGCAATGCGCTTTCTGTCGGCATTTCTTGACCGGTCTGCGATTTCTCTCACCGGTCACCCGAGCATCTGGTTCAACATCCATGGCTTCATCTGATGTGGTGTGGCTAAACATCTGGCCCTTGCCGATGATAATGAGCAGTCTCTTTTCTGCAGCCATTTCGAAGACATCAGATGTGCTTAGTTGCTCGCCTCGCATGAGGACGAAGTCCCGTGGTCTGCCCTTTAGGAGCAGCACCAACAGCCTGGGTCCTGAGATATCAGGCTTATTCACATCACAACCGACTTTCACATGCATGTTTGTTCAACTGCTAACATGTTGCCTTGCAGGCTCCAATCTCTCTCAGGGTCAGAGGCAACTCGTCTCGCTCGCTCGCGCGATGCTCACTCCTTCCAATATCCTGGTATTGGACGAGGCCACCGCTGCAGTCGATGTTGAGACCGACGCTATGCTGCAGAGCACCCTTCGGTCACCCTTATTCGCTAACCGCACCATTATTACCGTCGCCCATCgtctcaacaccatcctGGACAGCGATCGTGTGGTGGTGCTCGACAAGGGTGAGGTGGTCGAGTTTGATAGTCCGGCCGAGCTTTTCAAGAAGCAAGGTGTATTCTACGGGCTCATGAAGCAAGCTGGGCTGGAAGTTGAATAGACAGACACCTAGTATTGGACCTGTCATAATTGAAATTGTACATAAAAGAACAGCAAAATAAAAGAGGAGGGATTTTTGCATACATCACGAAGCGAAGCAAAGCAAACCATGCAATGCTGCATGCACTCACTCGTCCATTGCATCGAGTGGCCAAGAGGCACAGATTGTCCGTGATGATGCACAGCAGGATATCTTGTGAGCCACTCGGGAAATACGGAGAGAAGCCTACGCTGACGGTGGAAGACTCGCGAAGCGACCGTGCACCGTAGCTCTTGCTGGCTTATCCCCGGTGACAAGGGACAAGAGCGGAtgtggtggtgttgaggtaGCAGGGGGGCCCTCTAGAAGGTGCCCACGGACAAATCTGATGAAGCATCGAAGTGACCAGGGAGACTTGACACGTTACATGCTGGGGTAGCCACAGTACAGTGCGTGCAACACGGAGAATTATGTTAGCGAAAAAACGGTAACAGCTATGTAATACCAGTAACACCGCCGAGAGAAGTTCTCTCTCGAGATGGTCAAGCGTCAGTGCATAAAAAAGAGCAGCAGGAATCAGTAAGGGATCCTGAACCGCAATTACAATATTCTATCGGCTTAAAGGCTTTGCCAGCCAATGTCAATCATGTTAACCTCCAGGCTTCAAGATAAGGCTCCGGAGCCGTCTCTCCGGCATCAAAGAACGTCGCTGTCGGAGCCCATAGCTTCGGCGGCCTGTGGTGCCTTGGATCTAGCGCGGCTAGTTTCGTTGCGCGCCAAGCCAAGGGCACTTTGGGTTATCCAACTAATGATTCTGCTGTGGACGTGGTAGTGGCAATATATGTCATCGTAAAGCCCCAAATGAATTTTTCTGTCGAGCTGGGAGGCAACAAAATCAATCTTGAATACACAGATATGCTTTCTTTTGCCAGTCAAGGTTGAAGTCAGGATATGGCCGACTGGTATGGTTTCCGTCGCAATTCAGTCCAGGTACATACGGACCTGATACGTCGTTGACGTTGCTTTGAAAGAGAACTGGACCCAAATCTCCGCTGAATGTCGACTTGTCATTAGGACTATAACCACAAGACGCCTAGTTCAAAACTCGCAAATGACTAAAGTTCATGTCTGGTAACGATGAGTAGTAGCCAGACACGTGCTTGAGTATAGTGAGTGAACCGACGCCCCTGTTAAGCGCGGAGACAGCCCAAATTTGGCCGGATCAACAGATGCTGGGGGCGATGCTGCAGGCCCGTGATGAGACGCCTGACTCGCCTGATAAATGTCTTTTGAGGTTTAAATGTCAATATTCTCTTTCACTCTTCCCATCTGAAGCAAGACAGGGATCACATGTAGGAGATGAGGAATGGGGCGCGGAGTCCAACCCGATATTCCCGCACAATCCGTATGGTGCATTTCTGGACCGCCGTGGAGGTGAGCAGGTCATAGAAACTTGACTGGCTAGACATGCAAAAGTTCTAGCTTTGCTCTGTGTAAATGCGTCGAGGATGCGTCTGTTGTGACCTGAAGAGTGTTGAGGACCTTGCAAAGCCTGATCTTTAGCTCGCCGACGGTCACTTGCACATGAGAATAACTTGCTGATGCAGAGGTATTCGTAAGGTGGAATCAGAAGCAGCAGTATTGGCAATGCTCAGGGAGAGAAGATATACGTGTGGCGAGTTGGAGCCAGATTGAACAGTCAGAGATCAATCTTGGGGTACGTTTTAGGTGCTCGCTAGGTTGGCAAGCAAGCCGAGCCGCATCACGGCATTTGCTGATCCGTGGACTGATGCTCCGTTGTGAAACTACCTATTTATGTACATCATGGTGGTTCTTCGATACTACCTGCTGTCCTTATGTGGTCAAGATTAGCCTCGCGATGAAGCTTAAGAGGAACACGACCAATCAAAGCATCCTCGCAAAGTAGAGTTTCCAGAAGGAATGGACACAGGATCGACGGGAAGGCCCATGACGTTGAAGCTTCCGCTGCTGGCGACAAGTAAGATTTATTGCATCAATGCTAAGCCTGACTCCAGGCTCGGTGCTGTATCCTAAACGAAAGCAATAAGCGTGGGGGCGTCAGTCCGGCAGTCTGTGTCATCTGGGAGCTTGAGGACAGTGTGGATCGGTCCCACTAACATCAAATCGCTGACTAGAAAGTTGGACCGTGTCAGGGATGTAGTGATAATGGCCATGGGCGGTTTCTTCTTTGATGGGCGAGACGCTTCGTGGATTGCCGATGCGGGGGGGGGGGTTCTGCAGTTCTGAGACACGAAGTGGCAAGAAAAACGTTGTCGAGTCTTTGGCAGCATGAACAAACAAACATGTTGGCCTTGTGCCGTACAGGAATGAGAAACTAACTAGTGTAGTTTCCCCGAGAAATCTATAATTGCTTCTGAACACATGGTCGAAACGCGAGATAATGTTGCGCCTGCAGGTCCAATGACCTAGGTAACGATCCGCATCCATGACTATGTAAGGTAAGGTATGTATGCTTTTCCTGTACCGTATTTGAAGGTTCTTCTCTATAATACCGATAACAGACCTCTTGTTGGTCAAGATTGTCAAGGGCAAAGGGGAAACGTTATTTTTCACTTACATATGTGCAAGGCTGAGGGGGTGGAACGGCTTGCCAACCTCCAGGAAAGCACTGGCATACTCAACAGGGTTTGCTGGAAACTCTAGCTAGCCGctttcttgtttcttcgTGCCGGGGCGACATATGTCAGCTACCAGCTCCTGGACTCATTCGCGTTATGCCTAACAGTGTGACAATTGCCAACGTCTCTATGGGCTCATGATTCTGTTTTTGAATCATGTTCCTCTTTGCCTGACTAAGTTGTGCTGACATGCGCTTTCAGACTCCACACATTCAAGCAGAGCAAAAGCCGTTCATGGGGTTAAAGGTGGTGGCTGATGCACTGTGCGATCCTTGCTCTTGCAGCTGATGCATTGGCATCGCCCAACGAGGGCGCAGACGTGCCTGTGAATGTGCAATGTGTGTGTGCGTGTGTGTGCGCTTCCCGCTCCCTGTAAATGGAGCTACCGATGCCCCCTGCAAACTGATGACCGACTGCTGGCAAAAGCGCATTGTACAGTAGGTCTTGAGTGGCCAATGCTGAATTTGATGCCCAGGCATAGAGCAATGCTATGATCTCGTCTGTTGCAGGAGGACTTGATGGGGGCTAACGTACGAGACTGTTGCTGATTGCTGATTGGCGAACCTCCATCCAGCAACTTCGAATGACATGCATTCTCCGCTGGCTGTATAGAATGGATGGTTGGAGTGTGCGAGTTCTGTTGGGTAAATTTGTAGGGTGATCTTGAACAGGGAGGTTCAGTACTGTAGCTGTGAGGACAACACTGCCAAGAACAGTTTGCGTTGGCGGGTTAGATTGGGATAAcaattttcttctttgttgCTCTCACCTGTCTCTTTGGGCTAGCAATACGCCATGGGAGCGGATCTGGCTGATGGGGTCGACCTCCACTGACTGCAGGTTGCAAGGCTAATAGAGGAGCCGAGCCGTACCGCTCGCGTCCCGCCTGTCCATCGTCCAAAGTCTAGGTTGACCTTGGCTGATGAAGTCGGGTTCGGCCGAGAACCTAAGCTTGGTTAATTGGGCGCGAATAAGCCAGTTTTGGCTGCGCAAACGATGGCTCTTCTCTTGAAGCGTAGATTTTACTACAGGAGCACAGCGAACAACACGATGCGGCGGTGATAGTGGCTGGCTGGATTGCGGGCGTTGCGACGGATACTGTACCCAATTCGCAGAGGCCTGTCCGGTTGCGATGATGTCTCTGAAGTTGTGTGTATGGATAAAGAAATCCGGATCTGGCCCATACCTTAAGTTAGGCACCTACTtaaggtacctaggtactAGGTAAGCGGCAGGCATGAACGTCTCAGATATCAGCTACGGCTTCTCTGGAATTTCGCTGGACGAAAGTACGTGCTAAGGTCAGCACTTGTCTCTCGGCAATAAAGATTTTTCGTGCCGTGGTTTGCTCACCAGACGAGCCACTCCATGAAGATTGAGCACCTTGTTTCCAGGTTGCTCTGCAGTTTGCAGGAACTAACTTCCCTGTTGGTTGGCTGATCAGGTCTATGTAGGTCTaggtccaggtccagggCAGGAAGGTTCAGGGCAATCAGGAATCTACATCCCTAtggtacctacctacctgAAATAGTCCAGGGCAAGCCCGACCAGACCCAGACACCTTTTGGCAGGCACTTGGGCCATCCACCTTTTTCTGGAGCATAGGGCACATACGATTGGCCAGAAAAGCTATAAACGATGGGCCAAAACTTAAACCAAGGCCGCCACAGGATTTTAGTTTCATCGTCCACGTTGGTGTTGGTCGCTCATCCGCCCGTCATTTTCTACAAAGTGCCCAAGCGTAACTAATCTGAGATCTCGCTTGGAGCTGGTGATGGTCAACTCTCGTCTGCGTCTGCCTGCGTCTGCATCTGCATAAGCACATACctacctaaggtacctacctacctacaaCTACAACTACTGCTGTATTGCACTGTACAGACCTCGGTAGGTTTTGCACTGTACCACTGCCGCTGGCTGCATTGGGTGATAGTGCATGAGCCAGTCCTGCAGGGTTGCACGTTTTGAGAAAAGCTTCCCAAGCCCATGACCCTAAAACACGACTCACAGAGCAGACCCATCTTGACCACCGAGACAAATCCAGTAATCAACCTTACGGTTCGTCGGTTGGTGGCTGGCTAGCGGGCACAATTCGTCAAGCCAACAATCGATACATAATGATGTAGCTGTGCGATCAGAGAAACAGATGCAGACATTACAACATTCTCAGGTTCACGGTCTGACACCATCGCAGCTAGCATCGGCTGTTAGATATGGAGCGGCCCCCATGTACTGTACAGTGCAATAGAAAGCATCTGCAAGAGTCGACATCCATTTTGACGGATTCTTATCCGAGCCGTTCCTGGCACAAGATAGAACAAGCAATGCATCTACATACAGCAACCTCGTTCGTTAGGTCACTCCGAACAGTCCCCGGTTTGCATTTCTGGAGAATGGCACATCATATTAGCATTCCCACTCACCGCATCAAACCAGCGACTTGGCATTTGCATATCTTGAAAAACAACGGACAACGTTGAGCGAAACCTCTTAGGCTTTCGGTTAGCCATGGGCCACTGTAGAGCAACAGTATTGCACGGTATGACCACAAACTTATCTTTAGCCTTGGAATCCAAAACCGCCGCTGGATAAAAAGCAAAAATTGAGACTCAAGAGGATGATGCAATACGACCGCGTATCCGGGCAGGCTGCTAGTCAATCTAAGCACTACTGGATCgctttggtgtttttggcTGGGTCGAAGACCGCCCTAATCACTCTCTGTGTCTCACATTAGCACAAAGTACTGCCTCAATCGCCTCAGTCATGCGTCTCGCTCATAGCATTGCTTTTTGCTCTTTCTTGGACTTTTGGCCTTTCGAGCAACTATTGATTGGACCCTCAGTCTGGGGCCCACCATTTCAGCCATCGTTGACATAACCCCTGTCGTTCAAGCCGACTGAGTTCCTTCTTGCgagcttgatgctggtgCCGCTCACGACTGGATCATCAATCTGACTCTGCAGTTATGAGTCCAGATTATAGCAATGTACACACTAACACTAGTCTTTTCAGCTTGTTGTGTCAACAACACAGCTAGCCATGCAAATCTCATCTTGGAGAATCGTATCTGATTTGATACTATTTGGCACCTATGCCCTGTCCCTTCTAAAACCACATTCAGATCCATCCGCGTGTGGGGGCGTCGGAGCTAAGCGTGGGCCAACCGTcgtctcttctcctcaacaccCTTGAAATGAGCCCTGTCAGCCAGCTCTGTGGATCATGGGATTGGCATCCGTACAGCTCGAGTTGAGActgccttgaccttgagtGGCTAGTATCATGCTCTCTCAACCCCGTACTGTGCGACATTGACGATGAGGGGCCCTTACACTCTTCCCTGCCTTTCTCCCACCCTTGGCTTCTCGACCTGGGTGATAGCTGAATACCTCTTCTTGTCGACCTGCTGCTGCCACCACAGCTGGGTGTTCCATTTCTTTTGAAAGACGTGCATTCGCACCCCCTTTTCTCCTCTGACCCCTCCACCCTTTGACCAGGCGGATACCTGGTAGCTACGGCCTGAGATCGGAGACTTACACACTGCTACCTACACGTATCCAGCATTGGTTATTGATCCCTACTACTCATCTGGTGTGTATGCGTGTATGCACTTCAAAGAAAGCTGGTCCCTGTCGTCTGCTTCCATTCTAATTCATTCAAGAGGTGTCTGTacatctctcttctccttcgcTGATTGAGATACGCCCACCCTGGGATAGCAACGGCACGGAAAGCTGTCTGCCCCGGAACTAAagccttgagaagagagacaacGTTCATCCATCTACTGAAGGCAGTGCGGGGACCTATAGACTCATCCCTCGTTCCCCGGCTTTACGTCTGCTCCAATTCTGTAACCTTGTCATATCACTTCATCCTCTTTTATCAACATCGGAAATCTGTCTATCTCTCACTTCGCCTTCGCGTCACGACGAACACCAATTCCTCGTGCCACTATTTCTCAAGCCCTCTCTCGACAGACAGTACCGCCATTTTGACCTCGACCAAGACTCTTAGTAAACCCTTTCTTTCAAGTCAAGGCACAACAACTACCTCGGAGGCCCTGGCTCAGATTACCCTTTCACAGTTTACAACACTGGAGCTCAAGTTTTCTCCTGGAATACACCTCTCACTTTTCGACTTCTCGCGAGACGATAGGCTAACTCTGCACTTGCAACCTCGCTGTGGCTGGATATAGTCGACAGCATATCTAATTGTATTAGACTCAACCCTTGACGAGCAACTCCACGCATCGACTTCAAGCTCGGCACGACATATCCTGTCTGGAGAAGGATCTCGAACAGCCTGTATTGCGAGGATTTGTTCCCTGGAAATCATCAACTTGATCAGATCATACTCTCCTGGCAACCAAACCCCACCAGTTCTGGAATTGGCGATATTCATCATTTTGAAGGCGTCCCCCTGGCACACACACACACTACTCCAATTACCACCCCCATACTATTCCCGAACCCATCTGCAACACCCAACCTGAGCCGCATCACATTGTTTCCAGGGATCCCACTCGCCCGAGACAAACTAATACAAGTCGACGAGCCTCTTAACACCATTCCTAGTCTGTTCTTATCTTCGAACTGCACTTTTCTGAAGGATCTGAAAATTTTCTGCTGAGCAGCATAATACCTTGCGGACCGTCTCAAATCTTGCCCGAGTCGCATCCACTCAGGACTCGAGTCACTATATATCGACTGACGAACTACATATCACGACATGTCCCAGTGCTACAAGCTGTGCTAGGCCCTTGATTTTCCATTGGGTCTGTCGTTATACAGCATCAGTATCTGACACTGGACGCCGGTGGCAAAAACTTTTACCGAGATTTAGCTTGCGCTTGGCCACTTGCCTTGCGAGTGTATTTGGTTATTCGTAGGCTATCGACAACTAACTCGGGCAAGTCGTACATATCAACAGCTACTAGAACCATGGTTAGAGATTGGACCAGGGAGTCTTTCTCccgccatcctcatccttaCCTGCCAGAGAGATTTGTCGGGGATGGAGTTGACGATAATCGATTTCCAGAGGCTCAAGATATGCATAGACGACAGCCTCCAATGGTAACAACCTTCAAACGTGCTCATTGGAGTCCTCGCTGACATAAGGCTAAAGCAAATCGCCGATGCTCTTCGTCGAGACTGTGGGATATCGGTCAGACACTATTTCTTGGCTGTAGTAATGGATGACGGAAGCCCTCAAACCTTCTCTGGCCCTAGTACCTCCGGACCTCGAAGTGGTTACGAGAAACAGTTTTTTGATATGGAAAAATACTTGAGGGCTATGGACCGCTTGGATTCTGGTTAGTCGATTTCCGCCCAGTTATGAATCAGAGGGCTAACGTGAAGTTAGGTGCGAGCCCTGTCGTTGATGACTTCGCATTCGATGGCTACAAGCAATCTATGGACTTTCCAAGGAATCGTATGATGGACCGCCGACGAATGTCTCAGTTTGACGATTGGGAAGCGCCAGCACGACAAGGCCGGAAAAGACCAAGAGCTCGCCACCCCATcattgatgaagatgaagtgCCCATGACTGTATCAACAACAATCCGAAAGGGTATTCAGGTTGGAAATCCCACGGAGCTTTGGACGTTTTATGAGCAACGTTTCAAAAACATGCAGCAAACGGCTTGCAAGCTCATAGCAAAAGCATGGGTCAAGGCCGTGGAGCCAAAGAAGCAGTCTACACATCCTTACACGGGAAGCGACGAGAAGGCACCCGACTGGTGGCCGAAGCCCTGGGGTCCAACAAAGGAGGATAAGGTGCGGCACAAGGAGCCAGACCATCTCTACAAACGAGGTAATATTCAACATTTGATTGAGCATTCTCATATTCTCTTCTAACAAACTTCAATCCAGAGCGAGTTCATCTTCTTAACCACATCCTCAGAATGATCGTGGAGCCCAATAAGACTCAGCATCCTGACATTCAAAAGCTAAATCTCAAcgtgaagaagctggaggagaTTACGATCGAGGCTCTTTCAGGCTTTTTCGCGGACAAGGATAATCCAGCCAATGCGAAGAAGCGACCGTTTCTCAATGAGATTTTCAAAGTGGCCAAGCAACAGGAACGTTACAAAGACGGGATGATTGGTAAGTCTCCATTTGCGGAAGCTGGATGGGTGGATTCTAACTCGATCTGCAGATGGGACAACGGAGGTTTTTGTCATGGCAGACGACAAGATGCTTGATTCGTATGCATCCGGTAACGATGACGACGGGCCTGTTcccaaggaagaggatgaccAAGATGTGCAGCCAAATAAGTTGGCGGCAGTCCCTGGTCTGATGCCTTCGTCAAACAGCCACAGCTCAGGCGCTTCACTGCATGGCACACCTTTCCTCGGTGGAGAGCTACCTGTACGAGGCAACCAGTACAACCACTCGATGATGCAGGACATGGCTCCAGACCAGCACGGCTTTGTTGAGAACAACGCCATGCCGGTGAATGGTCAACCTGCGGTCCACCCTAATAGCGGGAACCTCGGTATAGATATGGGTGTGCCTCCTGCTGCACATGATTCTGGACGTCGTTCATCCATCTTCAGCGCCTCAGCAGATTACGCAGGACAGAATGGTACAACGATATACACCCAGCAATGGCAGCCGGGTTCCACAGCGCCAAACTCGACGTCAATGTATACCT encodes the following:
- a CDS encoding hypothetical protein (At least one base has a quality score < 10) gives rise to the protein MVRDWTRESFSRHPHPYLPERFVGDGVDDNRFPEAQDMHRRQPPMQIADALRRDCGISVRHYFLAVVMDDGSPQTFSGPSTSGPRSGYEKQFFDMEKYLRAMDRLDSGASPVVDDFAFDGYKQSMDFPRNRMMDRRRMSQFDDWEAPARQGRKRPRARHPIIDEDEVPMTVSTTIRKGIQVGNPTELWTFYEQRFKNMQQTACKLIAKAWVKAVEPKKQSTHPYTGSDEKAPDWWPKPWGPTKEDKVRHKEPDHLYKRERVHLLNHILRMIVEPNKTQHPDIQKLNLNVKKLEEITIEALSGFFADKDNPANAKKRPFLNEIFKVAKQQERYKDGMIDGTTEVFVMADDKMLDSYASGNDDDGPVPKEEDDQDVQPNKLAAVPGLMPSSNSHSSGASLHGTPFLGGELPVRGNQYNHSMMQDMAPDQHGFVENNAMPVNGQPAVHPNSGNLGIDMGVPPAAHDSGRRSSIFSASADYAGQNGTTIYTQQWQPGSTAPNSTSMYTFTQQPANPPATAFVSPGVPMNQAQPYMNASFDGLTRGYDPNQPTMFRTGSVAQPSQVHPTPGYDYMSQDSRGLPGVKVDDVPRHAMH
- a CDS encoding hypothetical protein (At least one base has a quality score < 10), with the translated sequence MDDGSPQTFSGPSTSGPRSGYEKQFFDMEKYLRAMDRLDSGASPVVDDFAFDGYKQSMDFPRNRMMDRRRMSQFDDWEAPARQGRKRPRARHPIIDEDEVPMTVSTTIRKGIQVGNPTELWTFYEQRFKNMQQTACKLIAKAWVKAVEPKKQSTHPYTGSDEKAPDWWPKPWGPTKEDKVRHKEPDHLYKRERVHLLNHILRMIVEPNKTQHPDIQKLNLNVKKLEEITIEALSGFFADKDNPANAKKRPFLNEIFKVAKQQERYKDGMIDGTTEVFVMADDKMLDSYASGNDDDGPVPKEEDDQDVQPNKLAAVPGLMPSSNSHSSGASLHGTPFLGGELPVRGNQYNHSMMQDMAPDQHGFVENNAMPVNGQPAVHPNSGNLGIDMGVPPAAHDSGRRSSIFSASADYAGQNGTTIYTQQWQPGSTAPNSTSMYTFTQQPANPPATAFVSPGVPMNQAQPYMNASFDGLTRGYDPNQPTMFRTGSVAQPSQVHPTPGYDYMSQDSRGLPGVKVDDVPRHAMH